The following proteins are co-located in the Echinicola sp. 20G genome:
- a CDS encoding T9SS C-terminal target domain-containing protein, whose amino-acid sequence MSFQVYAQRPVVKVDFDFSGRKVAEVNEPGYESWVISEENLIAHSFAGVDFSIRGDVRSNWYKAGIQAPYYARLSSDGVVGTGKIEMTLSGLPEGEHSLLTFHNTFDNPENHQFSPIDIYVNDELIINDLVPSNRAESSAETASSFLTFSVKKGEAVTIKMENDPKSSTSVKELIWNGFELNTPNIKKQAKLPFPEDGDEHVVIENELMLKWEAANEAVAHEVYFGKDLEQVASGQPDSEVYKGKVSSSEFPVSKLYSMDNYYWRVDEVDQEGNTTKGDVWYFRPAQLAFKGAEGYGRFARGGRGGKVITVTNLNDDGPGSLREAVTQDIGPRTIVFAVGGTIELKSRLVINQPYITLAGQTAPGKGIMIAQAPLGLTGNDGIVRFIRVGIGAGRTYDGMGLTGANHSIMDHCSIRWTIDESFSSRGAHNITLQRTLIAEALNVADHGKYEAGKMHGYAATIGGDIGSFHHNLLAHCYGRNWSMGGGLDGNGYSMGRLDIRNNVVYNWGKRSTDGGAHEVNFVNNYYKPGPSTVFFLALKAQHEGVGLGTQQYYFSGNVMPGYFGLENQEDGRMIEGEANYKTYVDTPFFPSYVATHSAKEAYQQVLSDVGANQPVLDDHDLRIIQETKDSTFHFRGSKSGMPGMPDTEQDVGGWEKYPEVKRQEDWDSDSDGLPDWWEIERGLDPNSTKGDFSDSNQDNDRDGFTQLDDYLDWMAQPHYFLESGEQLLVDLSSLFRGFTNEPLYSLVSGKATVDHGFLKFKDGESGLKTVVVKVSDQNGYSMTRQLEIYIKRD is encoded by the coding sequence ATGTCATTTCAGGTCTATGCCCAAAGGCCAGTGGTAAAAGTAGATTTTGATTTTTCGGGGAGAAAGGTGGCAGAAGTAAATGAACCAGGCTATGAGTCATGGGTGATTTCTGAGGAGAATTTGATAGCACATTCTTTTGCTGGTGTGGATTTTAGCATCAGGGGAGATGTTCGTTCCAATTGGTACAAGGCTGGAATTCAAGCACCCTATTATGCCCGTTTAAGCAGTGATGGGGTGGTGGGGACAGGTAAAATTGAGATGACGCTTAGTGGACTTCCCGAAGGAGAGCACAGCCTACTTACCTTTCATAACACCTTTGATAATCCAGAGAACCATCAGTTTTCGCCCATTGATATTTATGTCAATGACGAATTAATCATCAATGACCTTGTCCCCAGCAATAGAGCAGAGAGTAGTGCTGAAACGGCATCTTCATTTCTGACATTTAGTGTAAAAAAGGGTGAGGCGGTGACGATTAAGATGGAAAATGATCCTAAAAGCAGCACTTCTGTAAAAGAATTAATATGGAATGGGTTTGAATTAAATACCCCCAATATAAAGAAACAGGCCAAGCTGCCCTTTCCTGAGGATGGTGATGAGCATGTGGTGATTGAAAATGAATTGATGTTGAAGTGGGAAGCAGCAAATGAAGCGGTGGCGCATGAAGTTTATTTTGGAAAAGACTTGGAGCAAGTGGCTTCAGGACAGCCTGATAGTGAGGTTTACAAGGGTAAGGTTTCTTCCTCAGAATTCCCTGTCTCAAAACTGTATAGCATGGATAACTATTATTGGCGGGTAGATGAAGTAGATCAAGAAGGAAATACCACAAAAGGGGATGTTTGGTATTTTAGGCCCGCCCAACTGGCTTTTAAAGGGGCGGAGGGATATGGTCGGTTTGCGCGAGGTGGTCGTGGAGGAAAAGTAATCACCGTCACTAATCTCAATGATGATGGTCCAGGTAGCCTGAGAGAAGCGGTTACTCAAGATATAGGTCCAAGAACCATTGTTTTTGCAGTTGGTGGAACCATTGAGCTAAAATCCAGACTGGTCATCAACCAGCCTTATATCACCCTAGCAGGGCAAACGGCACCGGGAAAGGGTATTATGATTGCCCAAGCTCCACTTGGTTTGACCGGGAACGATGGTATTGTACGGTTTATCAGGGTAGGGATAGGGGCTGGTCGCACTTATGATGGGATGGGCTTGACAGGAGCCAATCACAGCATTATGGACCACTGTTCTATTCGCTGGACTATTGATGAATCTTTTAGCTCTCGAGGGGCTCATAACATAACCTTGCAGCGAACACTTATTGCTGAAGCACTAAATGTCGCAGATCATGGCAAATATGAGGCAGGTAAGATGCATGGATATGCCGCTACAATAGGTGGGGATATTGGTAGCTTTCACCATAATTTATTGGCACACTGCTATGGTAGAAACTGGAGTATGGGAGGAGGACTTGACGGAAATGGTTATAGCATGGGAAGGTTGGATATCCGAAACAATGTGGTGTATAATTGGGGCAAGCGGTCTACGGATGGTGGAGCACATGAAGTGAATTTTGTCAACAACTATTATAAACCAGGCCCTTCTACCGTTTTTTTCCTTGCGCTAAAGGCGCAACATGAAGGAGTGGGACTGGGAACCCAACAGTATTATTTTTCGGGCAATGTGATGCCAGGATATTTTGGTTTGGAAAATCAAGAGGACGGTAGAATGATTGAAGGAGAAGCCAACTACAAAACCTATGTGGATACTCCTTTTTTCCCTTCATATGTAGCCACTCATTCTGCAAAGGAAGCCTATCAACAGGTACTATCAGATGTGGGGGCAAACCAGCCTGTTTTGGACGACCATGATCTTAGGATCATTCAAGAAACAAAGGATAGTACTTTCCATTTTAGGGGAAGCAAAAGTGGCATGCCTGGAATGCCAGATACGGAGCAAGATGTGGGAGGATGGGAAAAATACCCTGAAGTAAAAAGGCAAGAAGATTGGGATAGTGATAGTGACGGCCTTCCTGATTGGTGGGAAATTGAAAGAGGCCTAGACCCAAACTCTACGAAAGGTGATTTCTCCGATTCCAATCAGGATAATGACCGAGATGGGTTTACCCAGCTGGATGACTATTTGGATTGGATGGCTCAGCCACATTATTTTTTGGAGAGTGGAGAGCAGCTTCTCGTTGATCTTAGCTCATTATTCCGTGGTTTTACCAATGAACCTCTGTATAGCTTAGTAAGCGGCAAGGCTACAGTTGATCATGGTTTTTTAAAGTTTAAAGATGGTGAATCTGGTCTAAAGACTGTGGTGGTAAAAGTCAGTGATCAAAATGGGTATAGCATGACAAGACAGTTGGAAATATATATAAAAAGAGATTGA
- a CDS encoding sensor histidine kinase, translated as MNSSRNFLKYQKWRWFLAIGLGALAILILFLLTGNEFATAVLWIGIVLALLILGNIQIHKRLDRFHPWTKFPLRRFIAQFAFSAIYSLACINLCYYFLKTLFIGLPPDWEQFMVLNIYGLLFFIPVMSINFGIFFMQRWKKAVIESEKLQAENLKSTLESLKTHIDPHFLFNNLNVLSSLMDKDISDAQRFLGKFADVYRYVLQHRNEELVELETELAFIQSYIYLFQQRLNRQLKITIDFSPPSKTYYLPPLSVQMLVENAIKHNIATASKPLHIDIFLEKETYIVVKNSYQPKDPGFAELPKTGLMNIQKRFAYFSNQEIQITKSDTEFTVKLPLLELESESGNN; from the coding sequence ATGAATTCCTCACGCAACTTTTTAAAATATCAAAAATGGCGTTGGTTTTTGGCCATTGGCCTTGGAGCATTGGCTATTTTAATTTTGTTTCTTTTAACAGGGAATGAATTTGCTACTGCAGTTTTATGGATTGGGATTGTGTTGGCCTTGCTGATTCTGGGAAATATTCAAATTCACAAAAGGCTTGATCGATTTCATCCTTGGACCAAATTCCCTTTAAGACGATTTATTGCCCAATTTGCATTTAGCGCCATCTATTCATTGGCCTGCATAAACCTTTGCTACTACTTCCTTAAAACACTATTTATTGGGCTCCCCCCGGATTGGGAACAGTTCATGGTGCTAAATATTTACGGTCTGCTATTTTTTATCCCTGTGATGTCCATCAACTTTGGTATATTTTTTATGCAAAGATGGAAAAAGGCAGTGATAGAATCTGAAAAGCTTCAGGCTGAAAACCTAAAAAGCACACTGGAATCTCTAAAAACGCATATTGATCCCCACTTTCTTTTCAACAACCTCAATGTGCTCTCCTCACTTATGGACAAAGACATCTCTGATGCGCAGAGATTTTTGGGCAAATTTGCTGATGTTTATCGCTACGTTTTACAGCACAGAAATGAAGAGTTGGTAGAGCTTGAAACAGAACTGGCCTTTATTCAATCATACATTTACCTTTTCCAGCAACGGCTTAACCGACAATTGAAAATTACAATTGACTTTTCGCCTCCCAGCAAGACCTACTACCTCCCCCCCCTATCGGTTCAGATGTTGGTTGAAAATGCCATCAAACACAATATAGCAACTGCATCAAAGCCTTTGCATATAGACATATTTTTGGAAAAGGAAACCTACATTGTAGTGAAAAATTCCTATCAACCAAAAGACCCTGGCTTTGCTGAACTTCCCAAAACCGGACTAATGAATATTCAAAAAAGATTTGCTTATTTTTCCAATCAGGAAATACAAATCACTAAAAGTGATACTGAATTTACAGTTAAGCTTCCACTGCTGGAACTGGAAAGTGAAAGCGGTAATAATTGA
- a CDS encoding LytTR family DNA-binding domain-containing protein — MNVLIIEDENLAAEKLEQMLKKYDSKLHVLANLTSVQETVDWLREKPSPDLIMMDIRIDDGLCFEIFQQVEVSSPVIFTTAYDQYAIKAFEVHSIDYLLKPIQYEKLVQSLEKLKRLQSGFQREPKELKVDQILSAIQENKTAYKSRFLVKAGTKIKSIKTEQIAYIYTERKLNLLVTDKGDKYPLDQSLDDLIQVLDPQLFFRANRQLILHIDAVSEIHPYFKGRVKLKLSPDLDSEIIISSEKTPLFKSWLDQ, encoded by the coding sequence ATGAATGTCCTGATCATTGAAGACGAAAACTTGGCAGCCGAAAAACTGGAACAAATGCTAAAAAAGTATGACAGCAAGCTCCATGTCTTGGCCAACCTGACTTCTGTCCAGGAAACAGTTGATTGGCTCCGGGAAAAGCCTTCTCCTGATCTGATCATGATGGATATCCGCATAGATGATGGACTATGCTTCGAAATCTTCCAACAGGTAGAAGTCAGCAGCCCTGTAATTTTCACAACCGCTTATGACCAATATGCCATCAAGGCATTTGAAGTCCATAGCATTGATTATTTGCTTAAGCCCATTCAATATGAAAAGCTTGTCCAAAGCTTGGAAAAACTAAAAAGGCTTCAGTCTGGCTTTCAAAGGGAGCCTAAAGAATTGAAAGTGGATCAGATTTTATCTGCAATCCAAGAAAATAAGACCGCTTACAAAAGCAGGTTTTTAGTAAAAGCAGGCACAAAAATAAAATCAATAAAGACCGAACAAATCGCCTATATATATACGGAACGAAAGCTCAACTTACTGGTGACCGACAAAGGAGACAAATATCCCTTGGACCAATCTCTGGACGATTTAATCCAAGTGCTGGACCCTCAACTGTTCTTTAGGGCCAATAGGCAGCTTATCCTTCACATCGATGCCGTTTCCGAAATACATCCTTATTTTAAGGGCAGGGTGAAACTCAAGTTATCTCCAGATTTGGATTCGGAAATCATCATCAGCAGTGAAAAGACACCTCTCTTCAAATCATGGTTAGATCAATAA